A stretch of the Takifugu flavidus isolate HTHZ2018 chromosome 1, ASM371156v2, whole genome shotgun sequence genome encodes the following:
- the sbk1 gene encoding LOW QUALITY PROTEIN: serine/threonine-protein kinase SBK1 (The sequence of the model RefSeq protein was modified relative to this genomic sequence to represent the inferred CDS: inserted 1 base in 1 codon): MQDHGGDRQVASSLPHSVKASLSLSPTGPGQVGSSGGSPTSKMGYCGGXPVEDMQSLTIASLSAADVAKQYEHIRELGKGTYGKVDLVAHRTQGTKIALKFVTKNKTKLKSFLREYSLTGSLSCSPFIIRVLDVLFETDDSYVFGQEYAPAGDLFDIIPPQVGLPEEMVKRCMQQLGLALDFIHSKNLVHRDVKPENVLLFDRECRRIKLADFGMTRRVGCRVKRVSGTIPYTAPEVCRASRAEGFLVTTSLDVWAFGVLVFCMLTGNFPWEAALPVDAFYEEFRRWQKAGCPVGTYPSQWRRFTDDALRMFQRLLAAEPEKRCGVKDVFCFIKYELVSELRRRASYRAKRGERSSSGVCTGSCTSSSSSSSSRSSHRHPEPSTPPGTSCLRPAPLKRSVLSDPLSSREESGQHQSTGRDKNKSQMVMATAIEICV; the protein is encoded by the exons TCTGCCCCACAGTGTCAAGGCGAGCCTGTCTCTTTCTCCAACTGGGCCGGGGCAGGTGGGCAGCAGCGGGGGCTCCCCGACATCTAAGATGGGTTACTGCGGGG TGCCCGTGGAGGACATGCAGTCCCTGACCATCGCCTCCTTGTCAGCAGCAGATGTAGCCAAGCAATACGAGCATATCCGTGAACTTGGGAAGGGCACGTATGGCAAGGTGGACCTGGTGGCACATCGGACGCAGG GCACTAAAATTGCACTGAAATTTGTTACCAAGAACAAGACAAAGCTCAAGAGTTTCCTGCGGGAATACAGTCTAACGGGCTCGCTGAGTTGCAGCCCTTTCATCATCAGAGTCCTGGATGTGCTGTTTGAGACGGATGACAGCTATGTATTTGGCCAAGAATATGCTCCTGCCGGGGACCTGTTTGACATCATCCCCCCACAG GTGGGTCTGCCAGAGGAAATGGTGAAACGCTGCATGCAGCAGCTGGGCCTGGCCCTGGACTTCATCCACAGCAAGAACCTGGTGCATCGTGATGTTAAACCTGAGAATGTGCTCCTGTTCGATCGTGAGTGCCGACGCATCAAACTGGCGGACTTTGGCATGACCCGACGTGTGGGCTGCCGCGTGAAGCGCGTGAGCGGGACCATCCCGTACACGGCTCCAGAGGTGTGCCGCGCCAGCCGCGCCGAGGGCTTCCTTGTGACCACGAGCCTTGATGTGTGGGCGTTCGGCGTGCTGGTCTTCTGTATGCTGACGGGAAACTTTCCTTGGGAGGCGGCGCTGCCGGTGGACGCCTTCTACGAGGAGTTTCGGCGTTGGCAGAAAGCAGGTTGTCCTGTGGGGACGTACCCGTCTCAATGGAGGCGCTTCACCGACGACGCCCTGCGCATGTTTCAAAGGTTGCTGGCCGCGGAGCCCGAAAAACGCTGCGGCGTAAAGGACGTCTTCTGTTTCATCAAGTACGAGCTGGTCAGTGAGCTCAGGCGCAGAGCTTCGTATCGAGCCAAGAGAGGGGAGAGGTCAAGCTCAGGAGTGTGCACTGGAAGCTGcacgtcctcctcgtcctcctcttcatcccgcTCCTCCCACAGACACCCTGAGCCTTCTACTCCTCCGGGAACTTCCTGCCTGCGTCCAGCACCGCTCAAACGCAGCGTCCTCTCTGACCCATTGTCTTCCAGAGAGGAGTCTGGCCAGCACCAGTCTACAGGCCGAGACAAGAACAAAAGCCAGATGGTGATGGCGACTGCCATCGAAATCTGCGTGTGA